ATTGTTTCAGTTGTACTTGTATATACTGTCAGGTTGATTAATTTATAACTAAACATCTTATTAATGTCATATAAATGTtccatatgttttgtatgtaaaaagcttaatttgtaaagtaactagtaactaaacctgtcagataaatgcagtgagGTAAAAAGTTATTTCCCTCTCAAGTACCTCAAAAATGTACCctaagtacaatacttgagtaaatatactgaGCTaggataagactttattaatccccagctgggggaTATTCCATATTCCAGGAGTATATTCCAAGtggttgtttattttattacatgCTGTATGTTCCaagtattttgtcttttcatcccacttttttttaaaccttttgcTCTGTTAGGAAAGCTTGAAGGCCAAATTTGTCATTACCAGCAGTAACGACCACACCTGTAACTGCACATTTGACAAATAAACACCTTAAACATGCCAGTTCCCGCCAGATAAGactacacaaacaaactgctgcgatCAGTCCAGCAAAACAGTGAGTCATATCAGTCACtattaaagcagaaaaataaactgaacactCGGCCTCTTGGACTTACCTTTGTCTGAACCACGAGATTTGAGTTTGTTTCAATCGATGTTATTAAAATTTTTATGTCACAATGGCTTTTTCAAAAGAAATTAGGCAGAATTTTTTGGTTAATACGTACTTTGCCCTTGCTTGCTTCCTTAATGTTTGATAGCTGCTGAGAGATGCTCTCAGTggcaaacaggaaaacaatgtgtttttttcttttctgggtGACAGTAAAGAAGTTAACAGATACTACTGTTTCACCAACCGGTTTGTTGCCGTACTCATCAAGAATAAATCCTAAAATGTATATTGAGAGAGTTTTTTCAtcatcaaagtgtttttttttccaactttgaTTGTTTGTTCTCATAAAATCCTGTTTCAAAGCCACAGTACACCCCTCCAGTGAATAATGGTTTAGCCCTCTCTCCCGCCAAACTCGCGCgctttttcactttcatgtttGAACAGACAGCCTCAGTCTATTGTGTATGGatatgtgtatgtatttcaCTTCAATGAACTTAACAGAAGACTTCAGACTAATCATGCAAAAGAAGAAcaatttttacacacacacactttattgcAAAGGATTATCCACCATAATTTTGTCACATTAAACACCTTTGTATTTGATCCACAGTAGCATTAATAACAAACAGCCTGAACACACTTTTACTTTAACACCTGTATTTCTTCTGAAGGATGGTTTAatgtcagcagctctgtggaatCGACAccttgatgtgtttgtttctgatcaGTTTGCTTCAACAGGTAAAAATAAAGATCAGAAACGGTGATGGAAAATCtataaaatgatgaaacagaGTCACTTTATGCTGTCAGGGTGTCACCTCCATTACCATAATAATAAAGCATTATTTAGTTCAACCAGCTGACAGAAGATGTCTGAACAGCTTCTTTAACTGAAGATgaatttatttctaatttttcACTTGTTAATTCAAAATGAATtcaatgatgaaataaatgttatGAAGCGAAAGTGAATCAGCgtttgttcattttcatgaaAGACCTGTTTAAAGGAATGATGCAACATTTCATccaacaacaacgacaacaaacagcacagcagacaaCAAACATATCAAAGGTCTgaacttgaaaataaataattcacgTGCCGACTGATCATCCCCCTTCACTGCATTAACATCTTAGCCAATCAGATTGCCCCAAACGGAGATTTAAATGACCCTCTGGTGACTCAGCTGCTGATTGGTCTGCTATAAAGGAAGTTGTGTGACACTGTAACGTAAACTTTATGGACAGAAAATGACTTCCAGCGGCTGATGTCAGGTCCTCGGGTtgtcaggggtcaggggtcagaggtcaggtcaCGGCTGCAGCCGTTTATGTGACCATGTACTCCTGCCGTTTGTTGAGTCGGACCTGGCAAAGCGACACAGCGCCCACCGCCACGTAGATGCCAGCGGCGATGAAGCAGTTGATCCCGACCTGGTTGTACAGACTGTAGATGTTCTGAGGAGGGTTTTTactgcaggagagaagagaacaCAATATATCATCCAATGTAACACACAATTTTGAAGAAGATTCCTTTAATTTGATTACTAAAGAACTCTACAAGGAAATTATAAAGATTATGTCAGGTACCCAGGTGGGTACAAGGTTATTTGTAGGACTGTAACTAGTGATTATTATCTTTTAATATGACtattattttcttaattgttttgtccacaaaatgtcagaaaattgttttCCTACAGCCCAatgtgacgtcttcaaatgtcttgtttcttcgactaacagtccaaaactaaAATGTTATTCAGTTAACCATCATgtctgacaaagaaaagcatcaaatctgggaatttaagaagctggaaccagtgaatgtttttgctgtttttgcttaattgattatcaaaagaGTTCCACATAAATTTTCTGTcgatcaattaatcaactacaTAGCTCCAGCAACTGGAAAATCAATGAGAGGAGTAAAGTGTGCAGACTGACTCCAATTCAGAAGAATAACTGGAGTGAAACCTTTTTCCTGAATCTGTTTTGGACAAACAAACAGTTCTCTTTGCGTTTACTCTTATGGACAGACGTCTGTAGTAGGTTCGTTATAGCCCATCGGTTGGGCTCTATTTTAACGCGCCAGTAATGCAACCTATTTCCTGTTGATTGTCCTGTTGTTTAATTTGCTGCTCTGAAACTCAGCAATGCAGAGTTCATTGCGACTCACTCGTTACGAATGTCCTCCTCGGTGAACGGCACATCCTCAATCAGCACGGCCGACTTTGCGCTGAAGAAGATTCCCAACATGGCCTGGAAGAAATCAGAACAGAGTTTCTCAACATGAGGCCGGGGACACAGCAGAAGTAGTAAAGCAGAAGTTAGAAGCTGATGgtgattttaatgtgtaaaGTTATCAGTCAATCATCAGCTTTctctcagaaacaaacaaactagtGTGAATCCTGTGTTTTAAGATGTAAAATTTCAGCCTGATAAACTCaaataattcacattttctcacaagTCTCCTGAAGCCTTGAGTGAAACATGTTCCTGGTGCAAATCAGATCTGGAGTGATTTGtcacttcaaaaaaaaaaaaaaaaaggttaactGACTAACAATTTAAGCAACCATTTGATATcctatttgtatttgtttctcaTCTACCTCACTTAGTTTTGAGATTTAGTGGCTGaagtggctgctgcagcactgtaATATCCCTTTGGATCTATCTAAGCAAACTCTGTATCTCTAGGTTTTGAGCTGATGATCACTTTGGTTTCAGCCTAGACAATTtacttaataaataataaatgaaaaaactgACTTCCTGTTCTGAAACGTCACGAGTGCAAAAATACGAGTCACATGATTCGTTTCCAACGGATTTTTTGTCACTCGAGTTCCTAAATCAAAACGCTTTTTAAAAATTTATGGTTACAAAATTGAAATGGTGCTGACGTTACTTACATATGTAAAGGTGATTAGTACAACCTAATCGATCAAACTAGTGGTGTAAGTAATTAATTACTAGTGCAATATCATCTAACGTGCAGTGCATTTAGCTTGGCCTACTCGGCCTCCGTCTATTTGCCAGAGAAAATATACGTTCAGTCATTACTTTGCGACAGCCGATATATTCTTCATCGTTTTGAAGGTCTCGGGATCTTCAAAAACacgaaattaaaaaaaaaatcagtagtgAGTAAATCCGATATGTattctgaatgaaaacatcaaacgTTCCCGTGAGCTGTTCCCTAGCTAATCAGTATCGTTGCAATTCCAGGAAATAGTCCGCTCCTATGGCAAAGATACATATGTCTCACCAGCATGATGACTCCCCAGATACTGATCACTATCCCGCACGCAGCCATCTTCGGCCCACAGAACAGAAGCGACGGCATGTCAGTGTTCGGACTTGTCGATCAATCagaagctgttttttatttttgattcaCTACTCTGAGAAATGCTCCATCGAAGGACGACAGCGCTTCACGGTCAGCTGATCCTCATCACTCGGTTTTACTCGGTGAAAGTCGAGATCTATCGTGATCCGCAGCACAGAGACCAATGAAAATGTCCAACGCCGCACGCTCCGCCTTTTCCTCTAAGACTGACCAATGGCATTCAACTTCCAAAGTCGCGCAACATTTCCTTTATCCCTTCTACCTTTGTTGTACGATatctatattttttctttttaatatgtaatatataaaGTACACTGAAGAATTCACGGTGTCGAATCGGATGAAGATCTCCCAAAGCTTCGATTTTTTGTTTAACTTTCCGAGGTCTCAATGGAAGCCCGCTAACGACAACgagctagctaacgttacaggagctaactttagctagcagctagctgtgtATATTCGTGTTATTGTTCTGACTGAAGAACATATTTCAAGAGAAGAGCTTCAGTTCCGTTATCAAAATGACGTCTGCCTCTGCGAAGGTAAGTTCTTACCTGCTTATAGTAGATTTGCGTAGAGTAAGAGTACGGATAGTGTGCATCAAAGCGAATCTTTACTGTTACGAGAGCAGGTCACACAGCTGTACACAAAAGTCCACTCAGATATCTGTCAATTTAACAACTTTGCTTATAGCACAAATATAGGCGTCATGAAAAGGGCCTTAAGTTTTCTTTAATTGTAAATGTATAGAATTCAGTGGCGAATTCAGCATAAAGTGAATGCACCAATCATGTATTCTTAAAAATAGAATTCCAAACTTTACTGAGTACATATTGTTGATAGAATAATGATGTATTTCCATACGCGCACAGTCTGTTGACTACCATCATTTTAACCTGTAATGTTGCCCTTAATTAACCGAACCAACACGCAATCCTCTTTACTGCAGGTGGGTGAGATTTtctcagcagcaggagctgccTTCACTAAGTTGGGAGAGCTGACCATGCAGCTGCACCCAGTGTCAGACTCCAGCCCTGCAGggtgagacacaaacacacaaccgtTTCTCAGATGAATTCACAGGACAATTACTGCATCTTGATGTATACTGTCACCGCAATATAAAGTTACACATACTGTGATAGAAGATTGTGGCCATATCACCCAACCCTAGCTGAATGTATGTTGAGTCGAGGAGTACAGATTATCGTACAGTAATTTGTTTTGTAATAGATGTCGTCTTCAGTGATGATGTAATTAATCAAGGGACACACTGATCAGTGCAAGTGAATTGGTCAGTCGTTTATCACATGAGCAACGATTGT
Above is a genomic segment from Chelmon rostratus isolate fCheRos1 chromosome 14, fCheRos1.pri, whole genome shotgun sequence containing:
- the rnasekb gene encoding ribonuclease kappa-B, which gives rise to MPSLLFCGPKMAACGIVISIWGVIMLAMLGIFFSAKSAVLIEDVPFTEEDIRNDKNPPQNIYSLYNQVGINCFIAAGIYVAVGAVSLCQVRLNKRQEYMVT